From Cellulomonas chengniuliangii, the proteins below share one genomic window:
- a CDS encoding pentapeptide repeat-containing protein — MTRWCDLARCRCVRCAEPPCKVTSTPPVRSDGLDRGTRRHHGQRNAGESSEWSSQEAHFAGGSRSSRLGIAHQASHRLLDEWALHRSSRLGRPARGGVEARGHCSPRRGRGPEAGPHKRSFLARSPAQLVDVDGERESVRRNSPPKPRRTRSDPRGRNPSAHRLSEFEGGGRNADLWTKAQGQAPARTLVEGRTPDPVSQRATVEPLACGSSAGLSVAANQGPRPTGRAHDRGSAQGSRRRRPPRPPRPARRLRELRWPLLCGPRVLPVVGLRDRQARRPPLPEPPARLPVRHPQRARPARVPWLHGVRLLWRRAEGGPDGVRRARLARGPGGRAADVRGVARRPTAARAAVAPRRGTCPGPARGPARRARRGRGADRRADPAGPGGARGRRARGRVPEGEPAAAAGQRARARAGPTARRRPEGRAAHGREPAGGDLRGTSLRGARLVGADLRAADLRLADLRLADLTGADLRGADLRGVDLSTALFVTQAQLDSARGDASTRIPAARVLPARWTRPAVAVRLDPPRGQRRKPTR, encoded by the coding sequence ATGACGCGATGGTGCGACCTCGCCCGCTGCCGATGTGTGCGATGTGCTGAGCCACCATGCAAAGTCACGTCTACGCCCCCGGTCCGCTCTGACGGGCTCGACCGTGGCACGCGGCGTCACCACGGGCAACGAAATGCCGGGGAGTCATCCGAATGGAGCAGCCAAGAGGCGCACTTCGCCGGGGGGTCGAGGTCTTCCCGTTTGGGAATCGCTCATCAGGCGTCACATCGGCTCCTTGACGAGTGGGCGCTGCATCGCAGCAGCCGTCTCGGTCGACCCGCCCGCGGTGGTGTCGAGGCGAGAGGGCACTGTTCGCCACGGCGCGGCCGGGGACCGGAAGCTGGTCCCCACAAACGATCGTTTCTGGCGAGGTCGCCAGCGCAGCTCGTCGACGTCGACGGTGAACGGGAGAGCGTCCGCCGGAACTCGCCACCGAAACCCCGGCGCACCAGGAGCGACCCGCGCGGCCGCAATCCCTCAGCGCACCGGCTTTCGGAGTTCGAGGGTGGCGGGCGCAACGCCGACCTGTGGACCAAGGCCCAGGGGCAAGCACCAGCTCGAACGCTAGTAGAGGGCCGCACCCCCGACCCAGTGAGCCAGCGTGCGACAGTGGAGCCACTGGCCTGCGGCTCAAGCGCCGGTCTCAGCGTCGCCGCGAACCAGGGGCCTCGACCGACAGGACGCGCACATGACCGGGGATCCGCACAGGGGTCCAGGCGTCGGCGGCCCCCTCGACCCCCGCGCCCTGCGCGCCGACTGCGCGAGCTGCGCTGGCCTCTGCTGTGTGGTCCCCGCGTTCTCCCGGTCGTCGGACTTCGCGATCGACAAGCCCGCCGGCCGCCCCTGCCCGAACCTCCAGCGCGACTGCCGGTGCGGCATCCACAGCGAGCTCGACCAGCGCGGGTTCCATGGCTGCACGGTGTTCGACTGCTTTGGCGCCGGGCAGAAGGTGGTCCAGACGGTGTTCGCCGGGCGCGACTGGCACGAGGACCCGGCGGTCGCGCAGCAGATGTTCGCGGTGTTGCCCGTCGTCCGACAGCTGCACGAGCTGCTGTGGCACCTCGCCGAGGCACTTGCCCTGGACCTGCCCGCGGGCCTGCGCGCCGAGCTCGCCGCGGCCGGGGAGCGGATCGACGCGCTGACCCGGCAGGCCCCGGTGGCGCTCGCGGCCGTCGAGCCCGGGGACGAGTTCCAGAGGGCGAACCCGCTGCTGCAGCGGGCCAGCGAGCACGTGCGCGCGCGGGTCCGACCGCGCGGCGCCGACCGGAGGGGCGCGCAGCTCATGGGCGCGAACCTGCGGGGGGCGATCTGCGCGGCACGAGCCTGCGCGGCGCCCGGCTCGTCGGGGCCGACCTGCGCGCGGCCGACCTGCGACTGGCCGACCTGCGACTGGCCGACCTCACGGGAGCGGACCTCCGGGGCGCCGACCTGCGCGGGGTCGACCTGAGCACCGCGCTGTTCGTCACCCAGGCGCAGCTCGACTCCGCGCGCGGCGACGCGAGCACGCGCATCCCCGCCGCCCGTGTGCTCCCCGCACGCTGGACCCGCCCGGCGGTCGCGGTGCGGCTGGACCCACCGCGGGGACAACGGCGCAAGCCCACTCGTTGA